The Edaphobacter flagellatus sequence TTCTTCATGGTGTCCTCTTTTGGGAAAGTTACGGGCACCTGAAATCAAAGTCAACGCACCATCAGTGCGCCTTTGTAACACTTTTGTGTGGTTCAGACAGCGCGAATATCGCTGAAAACACTGGAAATCTCTACAAAAACGGGGTGCCGTATCCCCGCTAACATTCTGAGCCTCAGTAGGATGAGGAATCTAAATCGCGTGAGCGCAATATCTGCCAAAGCAGCACCCCCAACATTGGCAAGCAAGCAATCATCCAAAGCGCAGAGGAGTAGCGCCCGCGATCGAACAAGTGCCCGATCACAGGCATCAGGACACCCGTAACAAGTGCCCAGGCCGAGATACATATTCCCGCAAGAAAAGCCGAGTTTTGCTTTGGCAGCACAGCCATGCCATCCGACAGAGCAAAGACCACAAAGCCGCCTGCAACGAACATCTCAAAGAAAAACAACCCCATCGTCAACCCAACAGGAAATGCACTTTGGGTCAGGCTCTGCGTAAACACGATGGGGGTGCTGACCAGAGCAAGAAGGAAGAAGACGCGCTGGGGCCTTCGTCTGATTGTCCCTGCGCGCATAGCATCGCGCCTGCGCAGCCAATCAGCCCACCGCCCGAAGAGGAGATATCCCGCTTCCCATCCCGCGGGAGGTAGCCACAAAAGATGTCCTAATAAAGACTGTCCGAGATGCAAAACGCGGGTAAGGTAAAGCGGCGCGGCATAGAGACCGAAAGCGAGAGGCGCGGCTCCCAAACCATAAACAGCAGCCGCAGCAAACAGATCACGGCTCCATCTGGACTGACCAACCTCCCGCGTCAACGTTACGTCACGCTCACGAGGCCCTTGAGAAACTCCATACAGCCCGCAGACCTTCAGCATGACCCACAGAACGATCCATGCCATTCCAAATACAGCCGTAACAGCAAAAGCTGCACGCCATCCCCACCGCACCGCAATCGGAGTAATGATTAGCGGCGTAATCGCAGCTCCCAAAGAGCCGCCGCTATAAGCGATTCCCAACCCGAACGAGCGCTTCTCCTCCGGCAATGTCTCCGAAACGGTCTTCAGTCCCGCTGGAAAGGTTGCTCCCTCGCCAAACCCCAGCACGCCTCTAGCCAGGCACATACCAGCAAAGCCAACCATCAGGCCATGACTCCCCGAAGCCAACGACCATACCAGAACAGCGATGAGTGTTGTCATCCACAAGCCAGCACGGTCCATCCAGAATCCCCACACTGGATTGGCCAGCATATAACAGAGGCTGAAAACAAGAATCGCGTATCCATACTGCGTTGCCGACATGTGGAGATCGGCAAGAATGGTTGGACTCAGAATGGCAAGCACACTGCGATCGACATAGCTGAGCAGCCCTAGCAGCGTCATCGACACCACTGGAGCCCATAGACGAAGCCCCGACCGCTCCTGCACTTTAGTCATCGCTGTCATTGCTTCGGTTGCGCCGCAAGCCATTGATGCAGGCTTGGCTCCTGTGCTGCACGCAGGTGGATGCAATCGTTAATATTATCCAAAGCCTTAGCCAGCGTTCGTTCCGCCGCATCCACTTTATGGGTTGCAAAGAACGCCGCCACCTCATCGCGTTTTTCTGCCGAGCAGAAGCTTCCCGCCGCGCTCACAATATGCGCACCAGAATTGGTCGTCAGTTGCGCATGTACCTTGTCCCAGTTCTCCTGCACATACTGCCACGCCTGATCGCGCGTCTCATAGCTTCCAAGCAATATAGAGAGCGGAATCCAGCTGTCCTGATTACGGACCTCGCCGGAAACAGCATAGTCCAGCGTGCGCTTCACCAGTTCAGGGTCGCGGAAAAAAGCCAGCGTGCGCAGCGCATCCGACTGCGCTCCGGGATCGATAGGGTTCCTGCTCGCCGCCATCACCTTGTCATATAGAACTGCATCGCCATTCGTCGCTGAAATCGCTATCGCCTCGTCAGCTAACAAGGGGTCCAGCCCTTTGTCTTTCATCGCTCCAGACGCGAAAGCGCGATCGGTCAACGCCTTTGCTTCATTCAGTACGGCCGGTTCTTTTGCGCGGCCTAAAAGACCCATCAGCTCGACCCGCAGCTGCTGCTTTGTAAATGGTTCATTGCGCTCCGGCTTCCCAAGAGCAGCATAAACAGGACCGAATTCGCGACGCAGGACTGCCGCAAGCTGATCACGATCCTCGTCGGTCGCAATACGCGCATTGATCGATTTCACCTTGTCGAACGCCGTTTCCATCACCAGGCCATTCGAGTCATTCTTAAGCGCAAGTACCAGGTCGAGAAACTCTTTCGCCGTCCCCTGCCCCGAACGCACCAGAGCCCATCGGTCGCCGAGCAGACTAATACGCTCCACAGAACTTAGCCCGCTCTCAGCCTTCGCAATCATCGCAGCCAGCTGCTCAAGCGCATACAGGCTGCGGTAATAGCCTTTCGCGCCTGCATTTCCATAAAAGAACGGGGACGTGGCATTCTCCGGCAGATGCAAAGCAGTATCTCCAGAGGAGACCAGTCGGCAGACCGGCTTGCCGACCGACTTCAAACAAACAGGAAGCGTCCACCGTTGCGCAGTACTGCTTCCCGCCGGATTGGACAGGAAGAATCGGCTCTGGTCCAGCGGCATATCTTTCCCGGTGCTTTGCGCGAATGCCAGTAAGGGAACACCGGGTTGCGTCACAAAGCTCTGCATAACCTTGTCGATAGGCTGATGCGAGTTCTCCGTCTGTGCATTCCAGAAGTCCTCTGCCGTCGCATTTGCATACAGATGTGCTGCAAGATAGTTATGCACTCCCTGGCGAAAAGCCTCTTCCCCGAGGTAATTCTCTACCATCCCCAACACCGCTCCAGCCTTGCCATAGGCAATCCCGTCGAACATCTCATTGATCTCATCCGGCGTCTCTGCCGTAGCACGAATCGTCCGCGTCGTTGGCTGCGAATCGAGATTCAGCGTTGCATCCAGATCGCGTGCATCGTCCTCAGGAAACGCCCACTCCGGCTTCCACTTCGCCACCGGCTTCGACTCCATCCATGAGGCAAAGCCCTCGTTCAGCCAAAGATTGTCCCACCACTGCATCGTCACCATATCGCCGAACCACTGGTGCGCCATCTCATGGGCCACAACAATCGCAACACGCTTCTTTGCGGGTATCGCACTCCGCTTCTCGTCAACCAGCAAGTCCGTCTCGCGATAGGTGATGCAGCCGAAGTTTTCCATCGCGCCCGCTTCAAAATCAGGCAGAGCCACCATATCCAGCTTCGGCATCGGATACTTAATCCCAAAGTACTTGTTGTAGTACGGCAGAATATACTCCGCGCTCTCCACCGCAAACTTCGTCATCGCAACCTTATCCGGTGTCGAGCAGGCACGAATCGGCACACCATCTGCTTTGCCCAACGAACACTTGAAATCGCCCACCAGGAACGCCACAAGATAGGTTGACATCTTCGGGGTCGTCGCGAACTTGACCGTATGTTTGCCCTCAACCGGTCCAGGCGCATCCGAAATGACCTGTGTATTGGAAATTGCATTATCACTTGCATCGATCACAAGTGTGATGTCGTAGGTCGCCTTCAGCGCAGGCTCATCAAAGCTGGGATAAGCGCGCCGTGCATCCGTAGGTTCAAACTGCGTCACCGCATAATTACGGGCTTTTGTTTTCGAAAGATAAAACCCGCGCAGCTTGTTGTTCAAAATGCCGCGATAGCTGATCTTCAAAGAAACCTTGCCTGCAGGCAGAGGCTGAGCAAATGTAAATGTCGCCTGCTCCTTGTTCTCGTCTGTGGACACAACTGCCGCTTGAGAACCACCTCCGCTATTGGCCTTTACTGACACAAACTGGATCTCCACTGCGTTCAGTGTGATCGTTGTGCTCGGCCGATCCAGAACAACATCAATTGTCTCGTCGCCCGCAAAAGTAGCTGCCTTCAGATCAGGCGTAAGTGTCAGCGAATAGTGCTCCGGATGTACGCCCGCAGGCAACCGCTGCCCATACAAAGCTGTAAGCGGGAAGAAGACAAACGCAAGAGTAGACAGGGCACGGCGAACAACAACATGCAAAACCATATCTTTAAAGAATAACGAACATAAGCCGCGCTCATGGCGCGGCTTATCCCTCTTTCCCCGCTTAATTCAAAGGTCAGGCGTTCAACGAAGCTGCACGCTCCGACACTCCGCCCAATTCCGCAGCTCGAGCCTCCGCATAAGCTGCAGCGCCAAGTAGAGCGCACGTATCGTCCAGAATCACCTTCACCGGAATCGCCTGCAGCAGAGGAGACATTCTTCCTTTATCCAGAAACGCCTGCATAAAGAACCCATTCTGCATCGTCTTCAAACGCTTGGGAGCGATTCCGCCTCCCAGATAAATTCCACCCGTAGCCAGCATCTTCAATGCCAGGTTGCCTGCCTCCGCACCGTAAGCCGACGCGAACGTCTTCATGGTTTCAAAGCAAAGCGAGCTCGATCCATCCTCAGCACACTCGCCAATCACCACATTTGGGTCCTCGGCCAGCATGCGATCGCACAGCCACTTCGGCTCGTTGATCTTCTCCACATCGCGCAAAAATTCGTAAACATTCTTGATGCCAAGCCCTGAGACAACACGCTCAAAACTCACGCGACCCTTCAGCTTGTTGCGCAGATATTCCAGCATCGCAATCTCGCGATTCGAACGCGCTGCAAAGTCGCAATGCCCACCCTCCGAAGGAATGGGTCTATGCGTTTTTCCGTCCCATATCAACAGCGCCTGCCCCAGGCCCGTGCCCGCGGAGATCAGCCCACGATGTCCGACAGCATTTGGATCACCTGCATGCAGCGTAAAGATCTTATCCGGCGCAAGCTCCGGAATCCCATAGCCATTTGCCTCAAGATCATTGATCAGAAAAACATGCTTGATCGACAACGATCGCGACAGATCACGCACATCCAACGTCCATGGCAGGTTCGTCAGCTTCAGCCGGCCATCACGCACCGGGCCCGGCACGCCGAAACATGCAGCGAGAATCTCGTCACGCTTCGTCGCCGGGGTGTTCTCATCACCACTCAGAAACTCGTTGACCACCTCATCCAACGAACTAAACTGATGCGCCGCGAACTTTGCATCGCGAATCGGATGCAGCTGTCCGCCAGCAAAGTCGTAAAGCGCAAGATGAACCTTCGTGCCGCCAACATCACCAGCAAGAATCATTTATTTCAACTCCAGTGTTCCGGTCGATCCACCATCCGCCGGTGCTGGCAGCTTAGCGGCTGCGGCCTTATCCAGCAAGAGCGTCAGCTTCCCGCTCGCCGGACGAATAATCTGCGAAGGATAAACCTCAGGCTGGTACGGCCCTTCAAACACATCGTGCAGCACCTGCGCCTTCTTCTCGCCCTCAATCAGGAATACTACTTCCCTGCCCTGATTGATCACCGGCCAGGTCAGTGTCACGCGCCATGTATCCTTCTGCGGAACATAGTTCGCCACCACGATGTGCGTCATATCGTTCAACGCTTCCGTATGCGGGAACAGTGACGCCGTATGGCCATCGTCTCCCATCCCCAGCAGCACAAGATCGAACGTCGGCGTCTGCGCCCCTTCAAGCTTGAAGCCATTGCGAATCGCCGCCTCATACCGTGCTGCCGCAACCTCCGGCTCCAGATCTCCTTCCATCCGGTGGATTCGCTCAACCGGCAGCGGAACCTTCGATAGCAGCGCCTCACGCGTCATGCGATAGTTCGACTCCGCATCATCCGGCGGAACGCAGCGCTCATCCACCCAGTAGAGATCCAGCTTGTCCCAGGGCACCTTGCTCGCGAATGGCTCCGATGCCAGCAGCACAAACATCGCCTTCGGAGTCGTCCCGCCTGAGATAGCCACGCGAGCAATCCCTCGCGCGTTCGCCGCACCTGCTACGGCCGAAGCAAACAACTCCGCAGCGGCCTCTGCAACCTTCGCCGGAGTCGAATAAACCTGATACGTAACACTTGTAGGACGCGGCATAAATCTTCCCTCTACATCTGGAGCAATGGTTTGGCCTCGCCGAAGCGAGGCCGTCTGGTTATATGGAACTATAGCTTACGCCATTTGCGGCCTTCAGACTCCAGCAGCGCATCCGCCGCCGAAGGACCCCACGTTCCTGCAGCATAGTTCGGGAAGTCCTTCACCGGAGTCTCCGCCCACGCCTTTAGGATCGGCGTCATCAGCGCCCACGTTGCCTCTACACCGTCACGGTGCGCAAACAACGTACCATCGCCCAGCATCGCATCCAACAGCAGCCGCTCATACCCATTGGCCGACGACTTGCCGAATGCATCCGCGTAGCTGAAGTTCATCTGTACCGGGCTGATGTCCATGCTCGGTCCAGGCAGCTTCGCGCTAAAACGCAGCGAAATGCCTTCATCCGGCTGAATACGCATCGAAATCAGATTCGGCTTGATCGAGTCGGACTCGTGGTGTTCGCTACCCTTGAACAGCGACATCGGCGGCTGTTTAAACTGAACCGTAATCTCCGTCACGCGCTTCGCGAGACGCTTGCCCGCACGAATGTAGAACGGAACGCCGGCCCAGCGCCAGTTCTCGATCT is a genomic window containing:
- a CDS encoding MFS transporter; the protein is MTKVQERSGLRLWAPVVSMTLLGLLSYVDRSVLAILSPTILADLHMSATQYGYAILVFSLCYMLANPVWGFWMDRAGLWMTTLIAVLVWSLASGSHGLMVGFAGMCLARGVLGFGEGATFPAGLKTVSETLPEEKRSFGLGIAYSGGSLGAAITPLIITPIAVRWGWRAAFAVTAVFGMAWIVLWVMLKVCGLYGVSQGPRERDVTLTREVGQSRWSRDLFAAAAVYGLGAAPLAFGLYAAPLYLTRVLHLGQSLLGHLLWLPPAGWEAGYLLFGRWADWLRRRDAMRAGTIRRRPQRVFFLLALVSTPIVFTQSLTQSAFPVGLTMGLFFFEMFVAGGFVVFALSDGMAVLPKQNSAFLAGICISAWALVTGVLMPVIGHLFDRGRYSSALWMIACLPMLGVLLWQILRSRDLDSSSY
- a CDS encoding M1 family metallopeptidase — translated: MVLHVVVRRALSTLAFVFFPLTALYGQRLPAGVHPEHYSLTLTPDLKAATFAGDETIDVVLDRPSTTITLNAVEIQFVSVKANSGGGSQAAVVSTDENKEQATFTFAQPLPAGKVSLKISYRGILNNKLRGFYLSKTKARNYAVTQFEPTDARRAYPSFDEPALKATYDITLVIDASDNAISNTQVISDAPGPVEGKHTVKFATTPKMSTYLVAFLVGDFKCSLGKADGVPIRACSTPDKVAMTKFAVESAEYILPYYNKYFGIKYPMPKLDMVALPDFEAGAMENFGCITYRETDLLVDEKRSAIPAKKRVAIVVAHEMAHQWFGDMVTMQWWDNLWLNEGFASWMESKPVAKWKPEWAFPEDDARDLDATLNLDSQPTTRTIRATAETPDEINEMFDGIAYGKAGAVLGMVENYLGEEAFRQGVHNYLAAHLYANATAEDFWNAQTENSHQPIDKVMQSFVTQPGVPLLAFAQSTGKDMPLDQSRFFLSNPAGSSTAQRWTLPVCLKSVGKPVCRLVSSGDTALHLPENATSPFFYGNAGAKGYYRSLYALEQLAAMIAKAESGLSSVERISLLGDRWALVRSGQGTAKEFLDLVLALKNDSNGLVMETAFDKVKSINARIATDEDRDQLAAVLRREFGPVYAALGKPERNEPFTKQQLRVELMGLLGRAKEPAVLNEAKALTDRAFASGAMKDKGLDPLLADEAIAISATNGDAVLYDKVMAASRNPIDPGAQSDALRTLAFFRDPELVKRTLDYAVSGEVRNQDSWIPLSILLGSYETRDQAWQYVQENWDKVHAQLTTNSGAHIVSAAGSFCSAEKRDEVAAFFATHKVDAAERTLAKALDNINDCIHLRAAQEPSLHQWLAAQPKQ
- the glk gene encoding glucokinase — encoded protein: MILAGDVGGTKVHLALYDFAGGQLHPIRDAKFAAHQFSSLDEVVNEFLSGDENTPATKRDEILAACFGVPGPVRDGRLKLTNLPWTLDVRDLSRSLSIKHVFLINDLEANGYGIPELAPDKIFTLHAGDPNAVGHRGLISAGTGLGQALLIWDGKTHRPIPSEGGHCDFAARSNREIAMLEYLRNKLKGRVSFERVVSGLGIKNVYEFLRDVEKINEPKWLCDRMLAEDPNVVIGECAEDGSSSLCFETMKTFASAYGAEAGNLALKMLATGGIYLGGGIAPKRLKTMQNGFFMQAFLDKGRMSPLLQAIPVKVILDDTCALLGAAAYAEARAAELGGVSERAASLNA
- the pgl gene encoding 6-phosphogluconolactonase; its protein translation is MPRPTSVTYQVYSTPAKVAEAAAELFASAVAGAANARGIARVAISGGTTPKAMFVLLASEPFASKVPWDKLDLYWVDERCVPPDDAESNYRMTREALLSKVPLPVERIHRMEGDLEPEVAAARYEAAIRNGFKLEGAQTPTFDLVLLGMGDDGHTASLFPHTEALNDMTHIVVANYVPQKDTWRVTLTWPVINQGREVVFLIEGEKKAQVLHDVFEGPYQPEVYPSQIIRPASGKLTLLLDKAAAAKLPAPADGGSTGTLELK